The Rhododendron vialii isolate Sample 1 chromosome 6a, ASM3025357v1 genome includes a window with the following:
- the LOC131331441 gene encoding pre-mRNA-processing protein 40A isoform X3 has product MVLSLSGLQLLDQWPSKVLVHPFLCNFGCQRSKGSRLCLHLQLLNSFCPLGKYIQTSMPITSSAPPPQPAAPPLNSQISGLGGPGVPFSSSYTFAPSSFGQAQHNVSAPSQFQPSQMHAQFVPVGGQPWMSTGGQGGPIVTPVQQIGQQSSDTAVTVPAVNVPSGAQQSSSDWQEYKAEGERRYYYNKKTRQSSWEKPLELMTPIERADASTVWKEFTTADGRKKYYYNKVTKQSKWQIPEELKMAREQAEKEANQGTLSEISTTSNSTANINVSSAEQSSAAVTSVYSISSSPVPVIPDVVVNGASTGSSALPVAPSAATSAVGVSSPGVNVTPSPSATSGSTGAALISTGTTPMTSLENTSSGDPSNPLSGASMQDIEEAKKGMAVAGKINVTPLEEKPVEDELLVYATKQEARNAFKALLESANVESNWTWEQTMRVIINDKRYGALKTLGERKQAFNEYLGQRKKLEAEERRLRMKKAREEFAKMLEECDELTSNTRWSKAISMFEEDERFKALDRPAEREDLFKNYLVDLQKKEKEKAQEEYKRNRIEFRQYLETCGFIKVNTQWRKVQDRLEDDERCSRIEKIDRFEIFQEYIRDLEKEEEEQKKIQKEQLKRTERKNRDEFRKMMDEHVAAGVLTAKTHWRDYCMKVKDSAPYQAVALNTSGSTPKDLFEDIAEELEKQYHDDKTRIKDAVKLGKVSITSASTLEDFKTAVLEDVGLPPVSDINVKLVFEDLLERAREKEEKEAKKRQRLAKEFSDLLCTMKEITESSIWEESKQLFEESTEYRSIGEESFALEIFEEHVLHLQEKAKEKERKREEEKVKKEKEREEKEKRREKERKDKEREREKEKEREREREREKEKGKERSKKDEEDSETVDVSDSYGPKEEKKREKDRDRKHRRRHHSSADDISSDKEEKEESRKSRRHDISSDKEEKEESRKSRRHDISSDKEEKEESRKSRRHGSDRRKSRKHAYSPESDSESKHKRHKRDHRDGSRRNGGYEELEDGELGEDGEIQ; this is encoded by the exons ATGGTGCTCAG CCTTTCAGGCCTCCAGCTGTTGGATCAATGGCCCAGCAAAGTTTTGGTCCACCCTTTCCTATGCAA TTTCGGATGCCAACGCAGCAAGGGCAGCCGTTTATGCCTACATCTTCAGCTTCTCAACAGTTTCTGCCCCTTGGGCAAG TACATTCAAACGAGCATGCCTATTACGTCTAGCGCACCACCACCTCAGCCAGCCGCTCCCCCTCTGAATAGTCAGATCTCTGGTTTAGGTGGCCCTGGAGTACCTTTCTCATCGTCATATACA TTTGCACCATCTTCTTTTGGTCAGGCACAACATAATGTCTCTGCGCCGTCGCAGTTCCAACCATCTCAAATGCATGCACAGTTTGTTCCTGTTGGGGGACAGCCTTGGATGTCAACTGGCGGTCAGGGTGGACCAATTGTTACACCTGTCCAGCAGATTGGGCAACAATCTTCGGACACTGCTGTCACAGTTcct GCTGTAAATGTTCCTAGTGGTGCTCAACAATCCTCTTCTGATTGGCAAGAGTATAAAGCTGAGGGTGAGCGGAG ATATTATTAcaacaagaaaacaagacaaTCTAGTTGGGAGAAGCCTTTGGAATTAATGACCCCGATTGAG AGAGCTGATGCATCAACTGTGTGGAAGGAATTCACAACTGCGGATGGTAGAAAAAA GTACTACTACAATAAGGTTACAAAGCAATCTAAATGGCAAATTCCTGAGGAGTTAAAG atggctcgtgaacaagctgaGAAAGAAGCTAACCAAGGGACACTATCAGAAATTAGTACGACATCTAATTCAACGGCAAATATCAATGTCTCTTCTGCTGAACAATCATCTGCTGCAGTAACTTCGGTTTACTCCATCTCTTCAAGCCCAGTTCCAGTTATACCAGATGTCGTAGTTAATGGTGCTTCTACTGGATCCTCTGCCCTTCCTGTTGCACCTTCTGCCGCAACAAGTGCGGTTGGTGTTTCCTCTCCTGGTGTAAATGTCACTCCTTCACCTTCTGCTACTTCAGGAAGTACCGGTGCTGCTTTAATTAGCACTGGCACTACACCAAT GACTAGCTTGGAAAATACATCATCTGGTGACCCGTCAAATCCTTTAAGTGGAGCTTCTATGCAGGATATTGAG GAAGCAAAGAAGGGAATGGCAGTTGCTGGAAAAATCAACGTGACACCATTAGAGGAGAAGCCTGTTGAGGACGAACTTTTGGTGTATGCCACCAAGCAG GAAGCCAGAAATGCTTTTAAAGCACTTTTGGAGTCGGCAAATGTTGAGTCTAACTGGACTTGGGAGCAG ACAATGCGAGTGATAATCAATGACAAAAGATATGGTGCTTTAAAAACACTTGGTGAGCGAAAGCAGGCATTCAATGAG TACTTGGGCCAAAGGAAGAAGCTCGAGGCAGAGGAAAGGCGCTTAAGGATGAAAAAAGCACGCGAAGAGTTCGCAAAGATGTTAGAA GAGTGTGATGAGCTTACTTCAAACACTAGATGGAG CAAAGCTATAAGTATGTTTGAAGAAGATGAGCGGTTCAAGGCCTTGGATCGACCTGCAGAACGTGAAGATTTGTTCAAAAACTACTTGGTGGATCTTCAGAAAAAG gaaaaggaaaaggctCAGGAGGAGTATAAGCGGAATAGAATAGAGTTCAGGCAGTATTTAGAAACCTGCGGATTTATCAAG GTGAACACCCAGTGGAGAAAAGTTCAAGATCGGTTAGAAGATGATGAAAGATGCTCACGTATTGAAAAAATTGACCGCTTCGAAATTTTCCAG GAATATATTCGTGATTtggagaaggaagaagaagagcagaAAAAGATACAGAAG GAACAATTAAAGCGAACCGAAAGGAAAAACCGTGATGAGTTCCGTAAGATGATGGATGAACATGTTGCTGCTGGGGTACTCACAGCTAAAACTCACTGGCGGGATTATTGTATGAAG GTCAAGGATTCTGCACCATATCAGGCTGTTGCGCTGAATACATCTGGTTCTACACCAAAAGATTTATTTGAGGACATTGCGGAAGAATTAGAGAAGCAG TATCATGACGACAAAACTCGAATAAAAGACGCTGTGAAGTTGGGGAAG GTCAGCATCACATCAGCGTCAACTTTGGAAGATTTTAAGACTGCTGTTTTGGAGGATGTAGGTTTGCCTCCAGTATCAGATATTAATGTGAAG CTTGTATTTGAGGATCTACTTGAGAGAGCCAGAGAAAAGGAGGAGAAAGAGGCTAAAAAGCGTCAACGTCTTGCCAAAGAGTTTAGTGATCTTTTGTGCACCATGAAG GAAATTACTGAATCTTCTATTTGGGAGGAAAGCAAACAACTATTTGAGGAAAGTACAGAGTACAG ATCGATTGGTGAAGAGAGTTTTGCCCTGGAGATCTTTGAGGAACATGTTTTACACTTGCAGGAAAAGGCGAAAGAAAAGGAGCGCAAGCGAGAGGAGGAAAAG GtcaaaaaggagaaagagagagaggagaaagaaaagaggagggagaaagagagaaaggataaggagagggagagggagaaagagaaagaacGTGAACGCGAACGCGAACGTGAAAAAGAGAAGGGCAAGGAACGGTCTAagaaggatgaagaagataGTGAAACCGTTGATGTGAGTGACAGTTATGGCCccaaagaggagaagaagagggagaaagacagagatagaaaGCATCGCAGGCGGCATCACAGTTCAGCTGACGATATCAGTTCGgacaaggaagaaaaagaggagTCCAGGAAATCACGTCGACATGATATCAGTTCGgacaaggaagaaaaagaggagTCCAGGAAATCACGTCGACATGATATCAGTTCGgacaaggaagaaaaagaggagTCCAGGAAATCACGCCGACATGGGAGTGACCGTAGAAAATCGAGAAAG CATGCATATTCACCTGAATCAGATAGTGAAAGCAAGCATAAAAGACACAAGAGAGATCACAGGGATGGTTCACGTAGAAATGGTGGGTATGAGGAGCTCGAAGATGGTGAGCTTGGGGAGGACGGTGAGATTCAGTAG
- the LOC131331441 gene encoding pre-mRNA-processing protein 40A isoform X5: protein MDNNPQSYGAQPFRPPAVGSMAQQSFGPPFPMQFRMPTQQGQPFMPTSSASQQFLPLGQGISSPNVGIPPNQSQPLQYSQPMQQLPPRPPLQMQYIQTSMPITSSAPPPQPAAPPLNSQISGLGGPGVPFSSSYTFAPSSFGQAQHNVSAPSQFQPSQMHAQFVPVGGQPWMSTGGQGGPIVTPVQQIGQQSSDTAVTVPAVNVPSGAQQSSSDWQEYKAEGERRYYYNKKTRQSSWEKPLELMTPIERADASTVWKEFTTADGRKKYYYNKVTKQSKWQIPEELKMAREQAEKEANQGTLSEISTTSNSTANINVSSAEQSSAAVTSVYSISSSPVPVIPDVVVNGASTGSSALPVAPSAATSAVGVSSPGVNVTPSPSATSGSTGAALISTGTTPMTSLENTSSGDPSNPLSGASMQDIEEAKKGMAVAGKINVTPLEEKPVEDELLVYATKQEARNAFKALLESANVESNWTWEQTMRVIINDKRYGALKTLGERKQAFNEYLGQRKKLEAEERRLRMKKAREEFAKMLEECDELTSNTRWSKAISMFEEDERFKALDRPAEREDLFKNYLVDLQKKEKEKAQEEYKRNRIEFRQYLETCGFIKVNTQWRKVQDRLEDDERCSRIEKIDRFEIFQEYIRDLEKEEEEQKKIQKEQLKRTERKNRDEFRKMMDEHVAAGVLTAKTHWRDYCMKVKDSAPYQAVALNTSGSTPKDLFEDIAEELEKQYHDDKTRIKDAVKLGKVSITSASTLEDFKTAVLEDVGLPPVSDINVKLVFEDLLERAREKEEKEAKKRQRLAKEFSDLLCTMKEITESSIWEESKQLFEESTEYRSIGEESFALEIFEEHVLHLQEKAKEKERKREEEKISWSRKCNCPSKGILYKLPCGVDIYGLVNTTWCLHHGVVSFFGVT from the exons ATGGACAATAATCCTCAGTCTTATGGTGCTCAG CCTTTCAGGCCTCCAGCTGTTGGATCAATGGCCCAGCAAAGTTTTGGTCCACCCTTTCCTATGCAA TTTCGGATGCCAACGCAGCAAGGGCAGCCGTTTATGCCTACATCTTCAGCTTCTCAACAGTTTCTGCCCCTTGGGCAAGGTATATCTTCTCCTAATGTCGGGATCCCTCCTAATCAAAGTCAACCACTGCAATATTCTCAGCCAATGCAGCAGTTACCTCCAAGGCCTCCCCTTCAAATGCAGTACATTCAAACGAGCATGCCTATTACGTCTAGCGCACCACCACCTCAGCCAGCCGCTCCCCCTCTGAATAGTCAGATCTCTGGTTTAGGTGGCCCTGGAGTACCTTTCTCATCGTCATATACA TTTGCACCATCTTCTTTTGGTCAGGCACAACATAATGTCTCTGCGCCGTCGCAGTTCCAACCATCTCAAATGCATGCACAGTTTGTTCCTGTTGGGGGACAGCCTTGGATGTCAACTGGCGGTCAGGGTGGACCAATTGTTACACCTGTCCAGCAGATTGGGCAACAATCTTCGGACACTGCTGTCACAGTTcct GCTGTAAATGTTCCTAGTGGTGCTCAACAATCCTCTTCTGATTGGCAAGAGTATAAAGCTGAGGGTGAGCGGAG ATATTATTAcaacaagaaaacaagacaaTCTAGTTGGGAGAAGCCTTTGGAATTAATGACCCCGATTGAG AGAGCTGATGCATCAACTGTGTGGAAGGAATTCACAACTGCGGATGGTAGAAAAAA GTACTACTACAATAAGGTTACAAAGCAATCTAAATGGCAAATTCCTGAGGAGTTAAAG atggctcgtgaacaagctgaGAAAGAAGCTAACCAAGGGACACTATCAGAAATTAGTACGACATCTAATTCAACGGCAAATATCAATGTCTCTTCTGCTGAACAATCATCTGCTGCAGTAACTTCGGTTTACTCCATCTCTTCAAGCCCAGTTCCAGTTATACCAGATGTCGTAGTTAATGGTGCTTCTACTGGATCCTCTGCCCTTCCTGTTGCACCTTCTGCCGCAACAAGTGCGGTTGGTGTTTCCTCTCCTGGTGTAAATGTCACTCCTTCACCTTCTGCTACTTCAGGAAGTACCGGTGCTGCTTTAATTAGCACTGGCACTACACCAAT GACTAGCTTGGAAAATACATCATCTGGTGACCCGTCAAATCCTTTAAGTGGAGCTTCTATGCAGGATATTGAG GAAGCAAAGAAGGGAATGGCAGTTGCTGGAAAAATCAACGTGACACCATTAGAGGAGAAGCCTGTTGAGGACGAACTTTTGGTGTATGCCACCAAGCAG GAAGCCAGAAATGCTTTTAAAGCACTTTTGGAGTCGGCAAATGTTGAGTCTAACTGGACTTGGGAGCAG ACAATGCGAGTGATAATCAATGACAAAAGATATGGTGCTTTAAAAACACTTGGTGAGCGAAAGCAGGCATTCAATGAG TACTTGGGCCAAAGGAAGAAGCTCGAGGCAGAGGAAAGGCGCTTAAGGATGAAAAAAGCACGCGAAGAGTTCGCAAAGATGTTAGAA GAGTGTGATGAGCTTACTTCAAACACTAGATGGAG CAAAGCTATAAGTATGTTTGAAGAAGATGAGCGGTTCAAGGCCTTGGATCGACCTGCAGAACGTGAAGATTTGTTCAAAAACTACTTGGTGGATCTTCAGAAAAAG gaaaaggaaaaggctCAGGAGGAGTATAAGCGGAATAGAATAGAGTTCAGGCAGTATTTAGAAACCTGCGGATTTATCAAG GTGAACACCCAGTGGAGAAAAGTTCAAGATCGGTTAGAAGATGATGAAAGATGCTCACGTATTGAAAAAATTGACCGCTTCGAAATTTTCCAG GAATATATTCGTGATTtggagaaggaagaagaagagcagaAAAAGATACAGAAG GAACAATTAAAGCGAACCGAAAGGAAAAACCGTGATGAGTTCCGTAAGATGATGGATGAACATGTTGCTGCTGGGGTACTCACAGCTAAAACTCACTGGCGGGATTATTGTATGAAG GTCAAGGATTCTGCACCATATCAGGCTGTTGCGCTGAATACATCTGGTTCTACACCAAAAGATTTATTTGAGGACATTGCGGAAGAATTAGAGAAGCAG TATCATGACGACAAAACTCGAATAAAAGACGCTGTGAAGTTGGGGAAG GTCAGCATCACATCAGCGTCAACTTTGGAAGATTTTAAGACTGCTGTTTTGGAGGATGTAGGTTTGCCTCCAGTATCAGATATTAATGTGAAG CTTGTATTTGAGGATCTACTTGAGAGAGCCAGAGAAAAGGAGGAGAAAGAGGCTAAAAAGCGTCAACGTCTTGCCAAAGAGTTTAGTGATCTTTTGTGCACCATGAAG GAAATTACTGAATCTTCTATTTGGGAGGAAAGCAAACAACTATTTGAGGAAAGTACAGAGTACAG ATCGATTGGTGAAGAGAGTTTTGCCCTGGAGATCTTTGAGGAACATGTTTTACACTTGCAGGAAAAGGCGAAAGAAAAGGAGCGCAAGCGAGAGGAGGAAAAG ATCAGTTGGTCCCGAAAGTGTAACTGTCCAAGCAAAGGGATACTGTATAAGCTGCCCTGTGGCGTTGATATCTATGGACTTGTGAACACGACCTGGTGTCTGCACCATGGTGTGGTTTCTTTCTTTGGTGTTACTTGA